One window from the genome of Pungitius pungitius chromosome 14, fPunPun2.1, whole genome shotgun sequence encodes:
- the nol10 gene encoding nucleolar protein 10, with product MQISSVNDVKIYNLSHGKSLPEWLSDRKKRQLQKNDVDIQRRIELIQDFEMPTVCTSIKVSRDGQFILAAGTYKPRIRCYDTYQLSLKFERCLDSDVVAFDILSDDYSKLVFLHADRYVEFHSQHGNYYKTRIPKFGRDFSYHYPSCDLYFVGSSSQVFRLNLEQGRFLNSLQTDAVENNVCDINPVHHLLATGTSEGRVECWDPRVRNRVGTLDCALSSFAEGAEVQSLPSISALKFNGSLTMAVGTSTGQVLLYDLRSSQPLLVRDHNYSLPIKSLNFHDQLDLVVSADAKIIKMWNKDTGKAFSSIQPQTNINDVCIYPNSGMLFTANEDPKMNTFYVPALGPAPRWCSFLDNLTEELEESPESTVYDDYKFVTRKDLENLGLSHLVGSSLLRAYMHGYFMDVRLYHKVKSMANPFAYEEYRKDKIRQKIEESRTQRVPVKKLPKVNKELALKLMEQGDDEAALTTRKKKGKALPSVLGDDRFKVMFENPDYQVDEQSMEFRLLNPIVSKVGEKRQKKLRLMAQQVAASQKADEEDEEPEGRGSSEEESSDDDDKGWVEEVREQRRLIWEEGQDRRRQRKEGDRNTVLLEKDQSAGERTSNMATGEKTSRPQYYQIKAGQEFRSFNDMARKQRLQKTSLEDRLKMEEHSGTSNVADTAVGSKQLTFTLKKSEQQRKQQQAERDHHEERRKLRRSAGHLSSSRGGRGRGGGGGRGRGGGGGGRGGGGGRGRGGGGGRGRGGGGRGRY from the exons ATGCAGATATCCAGCGTGAATGACGTAAAGATTTACAATTTAAGCCACGGAAAGTCCCTTCCAGAG TGGCTGTCCGATCGTAAGAAGAGACAGTTGCAAAAGAACGATGTCG acatccAGCGCAGGATTGAGCTCATCCAGGACTTTGAGATGCCCACGGTGTGCACCTCTATCAAAGTGTCGAGAGACGGTCAGTTCATCCTGGCAGCAG GCACGTACAAACCCAGGATCCGCTGCTACGACACCTACCAGTTGTCCCTGAAGTTTGAGCGCTGTCTTGATTCAGACG ttgtGGCTTTTGACATTCTGTCTGATGACTACTCTAAG TTGGTGTTTCTGCACGCTGACCGCTACGTGGAGTTCCACTCCCAACACGGAAACTACTACAAGACGCGTATACCCAAGTTTGGGCGGGACTTTTCTTACCACTACCCTTCCTGTGACCTCTATTTTGTGGGCTCAAG tTCCCAGGTGTTCAGACTGAATCTGGAGCAAGGGCGCTTCCTCAACTCCCTTCAGACAGATGCTGT GGAAAACAATGTGTGTGACATCAATCCCGTCCATCACTTGTTGGCTACAGGAACCTCTGAG GGCCGGGTGGAATGCTGGGACCCTCGCGTTCGGAACCGAGTGGGCACACTGGACTGCGCCCTGAGCAGCTTCGCGGAGGGAGCAGA AGTGCAAAGCTTGCCCTCGATTAGCGCGCTGAAGTTCAATGGCTCCCTCACCATGGCAGTGGGCACCAGCACAGGACAGGTGCTGCTCTATGACCTGCGCTCCAGCCAGCCACTGCTGGTCAGAGACCACAACTACAGCCTGCCAATCAAGTCACTCAACTTCCACGATCAGCTGGACCTGGTTGTGTCCGCTGACGCTAAAATCATAAAGATGTGGAATAAGGACACA GGCAAGGCCTTCTCCTCCATACAGCCTCAGACCAACATCAACGATGTTTGCATCTACCCCAACTCAG GTATGCTCTTCACCGCCAATGAGGATCCCAAGATGAACACTTTCTACGTCCCG gCCCTGGGCCCTGCACCTCGGTGGTGCTCCTTCCTCGACAACTTgacagaggagctggaggagagcccGGAGAGCACCGTCTACGATGACTACAAGTTTGTGACCCGGAAGGACCTGGAGAATCTGG GTTTGTCTCACCTGGTGGGATCATCTCTCCTGAGAGCCTACATGCATGGCTATTTCATGGACGTCCGGCTATATCACAAG GTCAAAAGCATGGCCAATCCATTTGCATACGAGGAGTATCGCAAGGATAAGATCCGCCAGAAGATTGAGGAGTCCAGGACCCAGAGAGTGCCGGTTAAG AAGCTGCCAAAGGTGAACAAGGAGCTGGCCCTCAAGCTGATGGAGCAGGGCGATGATGAGGCAGCGCTGACTACCAGGAAAAAGAAGGGCAAG GCTCTCCCCAGCGTCCTGGGAGATGACCGCTTTAAGGTGATGTTTGAAAACCCGGACTACCAGGTGGATGAGCAGAGCATGGAGTTCCGCCTCCTCAACCCCATCGTCTCCAAGGTGGGAgagaagaggcagaagaagCTGCGTCTAATGGCCCAGCAGGTGGCTGCTTCCCAAAAG gcggacgaggaggacgaggagcccgAGGGCCGAGGTagctctgaggaggagagctcggacgacgacgacaagggctgggtggaggaggtgagggagcaGCGGAGGCTGATCTGGGAGGAGGGTCAGGACCGCCggaggcagaggaaggaagGGGACCGCAACACCGTCCTGCTGGAAAAGGACCAGAGCGCGGGAGAGAGAACCTCAAACATGGCCACAGGCGAGAAGACAAGTCGGCCTCAGTATTATCAGATCAAAGCAGGGCAGGAGTTCAGAAGCTTTAACGACATGGCCCGCAAGCAGAGACTGCAAAa GACTTCTTTGGAGGACCGTCTGAAGATGGAGGAGCACTCAGGAACCAGCAACGTAGCCGACACGGCAGTCGGCAGCAAGCAGCTGACGTTCACTCTCAAAAAG TCGGAGCAGCAGcggaagcagcagcaggcggaaCGGGATCACCAcgaagagaggaggaagctgaGGCGCTCGGCTGGGCACCTGAGCAGCAGCCGCGGCggcaggggaagaggaggagggggaggcaggggaagaggaggaggaggagggggaagaggaggagggggaggcaggggaagaggaggggggggaggcaggggaagaggaggaggcggcagaGGCCGCTACTga